A genomic region of Caenorhabditis elegans chromosome V contains the following coding sequences:
- the srh-78 gene encoding Serpentine Receptor, class H (Confirmed by transcript evidence), with amino-acid sequence MNSIQNYYSTNYTTCSKCDTFLCSLQVFTTLGCSLSVIAMPLYILGGYCILQKSPSQMGNYKGPLFNLHFWSCFVDILYNTLIAPYLMYPALAGIPGGLFEKIGMPVVIQLWIGIFSINQMIMSITILFENRYNSIPFNKHKISGKLLKFVYYTVRVIICVFFSSILFLYLPENQEAALLEILTKIPCPTEEYFKNTVFVLVVDKNYITLLGRIMNVFFVIEILQINYFVIYCIYNLFFSSNKFTSAKTKKLQISFFRSIVMQVSIPLLFLIPIFIIMTTSIAFGYYNQALTNYTIIHASLHGLLSTFTILAIHKPYRDFIFSKFRKPALVEASKPSVTSRRSLNVFATAVIS; translated from the exons atgaattCGATACAAAACTATTACTCCACAAACTACACCACCTGCTCCAAATGCGACActtttttgtgctctttgCAGGTTTTCACCACTCTTGGTTGTTCTCTCAGTGTTATTGCAATGCCCTTATATATATTAGGCGGGTACTGTATTCTGCAAAAGTCCCCGTCACAGATGGGCAATTATAAAGGCCCATTGTTCAATTTGCACTTTTG GTCATGCTTTGTGGATATTTTGTATAATACGCTCATTGCTCCATATCTTATGTATCCAGCTCTTGCTGGAATACCAGGCGGCCTGTTTGAAAAGATTGGGATGCCTGTGGTAATTCAACTGTGGattggaatattttcaattaatc AAATGATAATGTcaataacaattttatttgaaaatcgctACAACTCGATCCCATTCAACAAACataaaatatctggaaaattacTCAAGTTCGTCTATTACACAGTTCGCGTGATAATCTGTGTCTTCTTTTCTTCCATTCTATTCCTATATCTACCCGAGAACCAAGAAGCCGCACTTCTTGAAATACTTACTAAAATTCCGTGCCCAACTGAGGAATACTTCAAAAACACTGTATTCGTGCTAGTTGTGGACAAAAACTATATTACTTTGCTTGGACGTATCAtgaatgtattttttgtaatcgaaattcttcaaattaattattttgttatCTATtgtatttataatttattctTTTCGTCAAACAAATTCACATCGGCGAAGACTAAAAAGTTGCAAATCTCCTTTTTCCGGAGTATCGTAATGCAAGTGAGCATTCCATTATTGTTTctgattccaatttttattattatgacGACATCAATAGCATTTGGATATTATAATCAGG ctcTAACCAACTATACCATAATCCACGCGTCGCTTCATGGATTGCTGTCAACGTTCACCATATTGGCAATTCATAAGCCTTATcgagattttattttttcaaagttcagaAAACCCGCACTGGTGGAGGCATCGAAACCTTCAGTAACCAGCAGAAGAAGCTTGAATGTTTTTGCAACTGCAGTTATTAGTTGA
- the DC2.5 gene encoding DeHydrogenases, Short chain (Confirmed by transcript evidence) → MFSIIFSSNQIWSDITGKVDDGKRTRKFHSRTNALEVVRGIDLSGKTYAITGTTSGVGTETARAFILKGAHIVMINRNYAASETLKQSLLCETPDARIDIVQCDLSSLASVKKTAEEYLTKKWPLHGLILNAGVLGRKEKTTADRFEAHFGINHLAHFLLIKELLPVLRSSAPSRIVILSSTLSKFTSINPDSKIEEKLGTLCPKNATEWYYRLYAKSKMCNMLIAFKLHRDEFENGISVYSVHPGSAVRTNLHRDVPFWSIFNFLSIPFTKNASQGAATSLYCAVHPEVQELSGRYWESCWDDELNLDEKVARDEELQEALWEYSEELVGKCLNSC, encoded by the exons atgttttctattattttttctagcaACCAGATCTGGAGCGATATCACTGG aaaagtTGACGATGGAAAAAGAACacgaaaatttcattcaagAACAAATGCACTggaa GTAGTGCGTGGTATTGATCTATCTGGTAAAACGTATGCAATTACTGGAACAACATCTGGAGTCGGAACTGAGACAGCTAGAGCCTTTATCCTGAAAGGCGCCCATATTGTTATGATTAACAGAAACTATGCAGCAtctgaaacattgaaacaaTCACTTTTATGTGAAACCCCAGATGCCCGAATTGATATTGTTCAGTGTGATTTGAGTTCACTTGCATCGGTTAAAAAAACGGCGGAAGAATATTTGACGAAGAAATG gcCTCTCCATGGACTAATTTTGAACGCCGGCGTTCTTGgacgaaaagaaaaaacgactGCTGATAGATTTGAAGCTCATTTTGGAATAAATCatcttgctcattttttg ctgataaAGGAGCTTCTTCCAGTTCTTCGATCGTCAGCTCCATCAAGAATTGTCATCCTTTCTTCGACGCTTAGCAAGTTCACTTCGATCAATCCTGATTCCAAAATTGAGGAGAAGCTTGGCACTCTTTGCCCAAAAAACGCAACTGAGTGGTATTACCGATTGtatgcaaaatcaaaaatgtgcaaCATGCTAATTGCGTTTAAATTGCATCGAGATGAATTTGAAAACGGAATAAGTGTATATTCGGTTCATCCGGGATCCGCAGTTCGCACGAATCTTCATAGAGATGTTCCGTTTTggagtatttttaattttttgtcaattcctTTTACAAAGAATGCGAGCCAGGGAGCAGCAACAAGTCTTTATTGTGCAGTACATCCAGAAGTTCAAGAACTGTCTGGAAGGTATTGGGAATCTTGTTGGGATGATGAGCTGAACTTGGACGAGAAAGTGGCAAGAGATGAAGAATTACAAGAAGCGTTGTGGGAATATTCTGAAGAACttgttggaaaatgtttgaattcgTGTTAA
- the srh-80 gene encoding Serpentine Receptor, class H (Predicted), with translation MISLQEYYTTNYTKCPKCEYFLCSWQDYAHTMHIFAGIAIPFYSFGFHCILFKTPKHMNNSKVSLLNFHFWSCLLDIIFSALVTPYLFLPALAGFSLGLLQFLEVPIKAQLWLFSFSMHAVYMSMTYLLETRHNSIQFNRFRITCKRFKTVYYSIRIMLAFIYSFTIIEFVPEDQETLYSKVLEKVPCPADDYFKAEEHFVLCDNEAHFKLLLTLVTIMGVSEGLQMMFFTTCCLYYLFYSTKQFTSKKTRQMQITFFRNIVLQISIPVLSFLPTNFVVTTSTLAEYNNQALINLFFIHMSLHGLLSTFVILFIHRPYREFILSFFMQTSSAASVKSIAKLTPIKVGQTCITI, from the exons ATGATAAGTCTTCAAGAATATTATACAACCAACTATACAAAGTGCCCAAaatgtgaatattttttgtgctCCTGGCAGGATTACGCGCATACCATGCATATTTTTGCGGGAATTGCAATTCCATTCTATAGTTTTGGATTTCattgtattttattcaaaactccAAAACATATGAACAACTCAAAAGTCTCATTACTGAACTTCCATTTTTG GTCTTGTCTTCTTGATATTATATTCAGTGCTCTTGTGACTCCGTATTTATTTTTGCCAGCGCTAGCCGGATTTTCTCTAGGtctattgcaatttttggaagttcCCATAAAAGCACAACTAtggcttttttctttttctatgcATG CTGTCTACATGTCAATGACGTACCTACTTGAAACTCGTCACAATTCAATTCAGTTCAACAGGTTCCGGATAACATGCAAACGATTCAAGACCGTTTACTATTCTATTCGTATAATGCTCGCATTTATATATTCTTTCACGATCATTGAATTTGTGCCTGAAGATCAGGAGACGTTATATTctaaagttctggaaaaagtCCCATGCCCAGCGGATGACTATTTCAAAGCGGAGGAGCACTTTGTTCTGTGTGACAATGAAGCTCATTTCAAACTACTTCTCACGTTGGTCACAATAATGGGAGTATCTGAAGGATTACAAATGATGTTTTTCACAACATGTTGTTTATATTACCTATTCTATTCTACTAAGcaatttacttcaaaaaagaCGAGGCAAATgcaaatcacatttttccgaaatattgTTCTACAAATTTCAATACCTGTTCTGTCCTTCTTACCAACTAACTTTGTCGTCACTACGTCAACTCTCGCCGAGTATAATAACCAAG ctcttatcaatttattttttatccaCATGTCCTTGCACGGATTATTGTCAACTTTTGTTATATTGTTCATACATCGTCCTTATCGAGAATtcattctctcattttttatgCAGACATCTTCAGCGGCTTCAGTGAAATCAATAGCTAAACTGACGCCAATAAAAGTCGGTCAAACTTGTATCacaatttga
- the lec-12 gene encoding Galectin (Confirmed by transcript evidence) has protein sequence MPNQAQKIKPHVIRNSSKNGVKWLTEERTFGTFPFHKGITHDIVFTAYGKSVTVDVDGAPFVKFVYRDGDDPVNVDQITVVGDVLIHRFEHKG, from the exons ATGCCGAATCAGGCGCAAAAGATTAAG ccccACGTGATTCGGAACAGCTCGAAAAACGGTGTGAAATGGCTAACAGAAGAACGAACATTCGGAACATTCCCATTTCACAAAGGAATCACCCATGACATTGTGTTCACCGCCTATGGAAAATCTGTTACAGTCGACGTGGATGGGGCGCCATTTGTGAAGTTCGTTTACCGAGATGGCGATGATCCGGTGAACGTCGATCAGATTACTGTAGTCGGAGATGTATTGATTCATCGATTCGAGCACAAGGGATGA